The DNA window AAAGAGACGAGCGCCTCATCAAATATCATACTCTGACGGTAacgttccagttttttttttttcgaggtaattttaaaaaaacatttactcGAGGCACAGCACTGAGACTGTATGTATTACACCATATATAGATGTTATGTAACCGCGTATGCGATAACATTACAGCTTAGAGCATTATCCAAGGAATAAATGTATCTGTAGCAGATAAGAACACTTCTCTCCTGTTCTGAAAGAAATCGAGGCTCAAAAATATGAATCTCTCCTTCCAAGCTAGAGCCCTGCAATTCGCCTTGAATTCGTTCAAATAATGTTCCTCCTTCTCATATCTTTGATGTAATaagtagaaagaaatttctggaaccaAAATCAGCAATCATCAAAATCAATCATTTTTGCAGACGTATCATAACTGCTGTCTCTTCGAAGTCAAACCACCAAAATTCTTGAATTATTCCAAAGATAAGCACAGaactgaaatgaaaggaatacGGACACAGTATCCACATCATTGCTTATAATTATAGTCAGATAAAAATGACATGATggtcggtgcagttgcgtaagcgactgcgcacGAAGCGATGTGATGGTGCGCAGCGGTAAGGATTGGGGGGAATCCTTGCTGACACTATTTCTCGTTATAGTTCGCGATgctcccacttcgattccagtCGCTAACTCCACTGCACCGCaacgaacgcagccgcttgtgcaccgtgcttcatgtcgttttgacccgactatacgtctACCATTTGTGTCGAGCGCTGATGGTAGTCGAGTAGCGCGATCATCCAGACGTGCGATCATCCTGACGCGACAACTATATTTGCTCCTTTTCCTCGCTCGTTTGGACCGTTGAATTATCCTAAACTGTTAaagcaactgcttacgcagctgcatcgtgcttcatttGGTTTTCACCTAACTACATATGTATACCAGCAACATTTATTACCAACGACTTTTGTAAGCAACGAATGTGGTCCGCTACATAAAATTTGCAccattcttattttattttttccaggtTCCAGCTACTAGTGTAAAAAATTGACACAGACTATATTCGAATGTGATCAAATTCACTAAAAATGGTTCTGGTTCagataaagaaataattttgctGTATTGGGAAGAAAGGTTTATTAGATTAAAAAATGCTAGCAGTATGCATAGTTGCACACGTTTTGAAGAggttttcaactttttccctCCTTTTTAACACACACAACAGTGAGTGCCCGTCCAGCTTGTCATTTCATGCACTGATCACAACTTATCCTTTTCGCATTTACTGGGTGTGAACCATATATGTATAAAAGTGTGTGCACTTAGATGTTTGCCGGAAACCCTGCACTTTTGCGACTCTCACACAAAAGCGAAATTCCGTTCCACTAAACGTCCTGTTTTTGATGTTGGTTATCGTGATTGAATTCGATAAATTAGTGCATTCGCCACGGCCGATTGCAtgcccaacattttttcacatttcaatcTCGGGGGTCAGCACTATCTTTgaaatttcggaaaaataTTTCGATTATTTCCCCTTAGCATTAGGTTACCCTGAAGTCTGAgattctcatatttttctgtttttgaataCTAATCTTAATTAATCATCTTCGCAATGGAGTTCTACTATGAcaaaatgacaagaaaaaaaagaaagaacaggaCGATTGGttgtgatttgaaaaaaagtaaaactgaaaaattcagCATAGCAGCACAATGAGATAAATGTGAACGCTGGAAAATTATAAAACTCAAAGTCACACGAGAATTCCGTGAGTACAGGTATAAAAATAAGGTGCACTTGATTGAGCACCTGTCAGCCAGCATATACGTGTACAGTATCACGATGTcgaacaaatccagaaaacctAATCATTCAAAggtttcactcttttttcttggaacctACTTCCCATTTGCTTGGAGTCGTTCCCTACATCTTGCAAGTTTGATGCTTACATTTCCACCTACAAACATAGTTCATacgtttttttgttcttcttagCTTGACATTTTTATATcttgtttcttatttctactcgtattatatttatttttctaattctcaCGTGGAGAATGAAACTCCGTATCAcaatttagtgttttttttacagaattcATGTCGATAGAGGGAAAGAAATTTACTTTAATCCAAGGGACGCTGTCACAGTCGACGTCACGTCACGTTTACGCTCTCTTTTGATTCGCCAACCAATTTTCCAACTacacttttttgtgtttacgGTGCACGTTCGATGGGTGTATGAcctcggattttttttataaaccgAGAAAATTAATAGTGGTCATTTCGATGCTAGTGTATCATTGATACTGATCATTCACTGATATGCATTCTGACACAAACGACGATCTGAGTTgttgtgcaattgcgtaaatgGTTGCACtcgtggtgggaccttcgctacATCCAATCAAATTGTAGAGATGAGTGCGGATCCTCAGTAACtccatttcgagcgcagccgaaACATACGCAATTACACCGGGCTTCACCTCGTTTTATGTCTACTGTAGGTGCTGTGGCGGTGATCGCCGTACGTCACTCGgaagcaacaacaaaaaaataatgaaataaaaaaaataacgaataatatacaaaaaattaaaggcacGTACAAAGATGTAGATATATTCTGATTCAACAAAGCGTTTATTACAGGGAGCACGTTTCAAATATTAGCACTGGAGAAAAGTGTTGGTCCGCATTTTTCCCGtacgaaaatttgaaattgtatgcGAGTTGTTTCTGCGGTAGAGATATAGATCTCAGTCATCTGCATTGGACAACATCCACACTGTATAAATTTTTTCTGTCTCCCATAATGAAATAATCAACATTTGGCGAGAAACGGCTAACGAGAAAAGACACTTGGAGTGCGTCCAAGCGTCCACTAGATTATATTTAAAAGCTTAACATATGAATGCTTCGGTTCTGTCGATTACACAACATCCGGCGCCAAAGAAAAGTGCCAAAAAGCTGTCACTCCACTGCTATCGCCTTATTTCGCCTGGAATCCTGCCATCCCTTGGCGCCCCACACATCCTGGTCcgcggatttttttcaaccaaCGCTTTTCCCCAATGCAGCGAACTTACAAAAGCTTAGATGTGAAGCTGAGCTTTGCTAGAAAGCAAACGATTTTCTTCCACAGAGTTCCTCCAGGTTTCCCAAGAATAACGAGGAAAAGTTAATTAGAACAAAAGCAACATGTCGCAATGTCTAGTGTTCAGAAAAGCGATCAATGTTTGCTCAACCATAGATTATGCTGGAGCCGAGGAAACTCTTCTTTTAACTTTCTCTGAAAGATTTCGGTTTCTTCCTCATAACCGAATGCATCGATCGAAGCAGAATTCAGGAATTTCAAAGTATgctcatgtttttctttgggTGTTTATTATTTCGCCAGATTTCCCTTGTTTACCAGTAACAAACATTTGAAACGAACAACATTTGCCTGAATTCCTATATTTATTTCCTCAATATATATGCTATCTAGGACATCTAGGGTGACATAATATACAGAAAAGTAACACGGTATCTAAATTATTTTCCAACGGCGTATGAGTTGCCAACTGGTGGAGAAGCAAGGGGAGGACCTGCGTACGGAGCAGGAACTGGTGGAGGAGCAATTGGAGGAGAGTAAGCGggaggtggaggtggtggagCAGCATAGCCACCCCCGCCGCATCCACCACCGATCGGTGGAGCAGCAGCTGCACATGGTGGTGggggtggtggtggaggtggtggaggaggTGCACCGCATCCacatggtggtggtggaggaggagCGCTGAAATCGGACGTAAATTAAAACTATTTCCTGTGAGATTTGCTAGACCAATCTACAGACCATCCGCATCCGCCGCCACCGCCGGAAGATCCGAAGAAAATTGCTTCAGACACAGTGAATACGGCAAACGTGACGAAAGCGAGCTTGaacatgctaaaaaaaattcgcatcAGACAAAGAAGTAAGGAGATTAAAAGGATATATGCATACTTGGTGGAAATGCAGGAGATTGAGTGATTTGGTCTCGAGAACGTTTGTGTTTATAAAGCTAAGAACGCATCGAGTTTTTTGTGCGTAGATCGGTTATCCAAACTATCTCGAACACTCGAATACGGCGGACACATTCTCGTCCCTTTGTTTCGGCAGCGGCTAGTTCCCCTCACGTGCGTATCTGAGCAAATGACGCAGATTTTGTACCACCACACtggaaaattcagaaaaagaaatgcattGTTATCGTTATTGTTTCTGCATATTGCTGGATTCATATGGTCCG is part of the Necator americanus strain Aroian chromosome V, whole genome shotgun sequence genome and encodes:
- a CDS encoding hypothetical protein (NECATOR_CHRV.G18619.T1), with product MFKLAFVTFAVFTVSEAIFFGSSGGGGGCGCAPPPPPPCGCGAPPPPPPPPPPPPCAAAAPPIGGGCGGGGYAAPPPPPPAYSPPIAPPPVPAPYAGPPLASPPVGNSYAVGK
- a CDS encoding hypothetical protein (NECATOR_CHRV.G18619.T2) produces the protein MVSGSYQVARDLQEVNMATVAKNVICCAPPPPPPCGCGAPPPPPPPPPPPPCAAAAPPIGGGCGGGGYAAPPPPPPAYSPPIAPPPVPAPYAGPPLASPPVGNSYAVGK